A window of the Benincasa hispida cultivar B227 unplaced genomic scaffold, ASM972705v1 Contig297, whole genome shotgun sequence genome harbors these coding sequences:
- the LOC120069261 gene encoding uncharacterized protein LOC120069261 isoform X1 produces the protein MAFDQNAIPTGLRPLNVARTLVEDPHLTPVATTVRNPQMFTPQHPCDIASADTVPVPCKGNVSDMGFVELGYGNVVAGVTAWCPRMPPPLAHTATIPAVGFGYCSNLNVMGNRGGVNAIELASSCMTVGINHSTNLSHRVGGGGMEFVSNNISMGSGDSTNLCNKVIANGDQISNDSSSGFSSHLENLVGGNSVDQVSEEGGDGSISKKKVKFMCSFGGKIFPRPSDGMLRYIGGQTRIISVRRDVTFNELVRKMVDTCGQAVVIKYQLPDEDLDALISVSCPDDLDNMMDEYEKLVERSSDGSAKLRIFLFSASELDSSGMVQFGDLHDSGQRYVETVNGIFDGVGGRITRKESFASATSTQNSDLSGTEVMDIANNDLGVVSGPPSTTLSLPGGDLGTAVGIGPGLVKVDPVSAVFVDSSAVPLSIPVVNSVSPEASSQPEAELGRSVPVTLMQQQPGIDFPPPVSQLQPTGDPRQAACVDFIQLRPQLGFSNSHHVGASGSVFIQQPNTLGITPHQFVPAVHMTMAPSSSHLSIMPNSYQSLVQYPQSQTEYFTNASTFGPRFVQLSAEQGYKPLQVSAPPVSVGVGFGLHQVPQSDQIGTCDELVSHHQATFSEKIERLDDCYFCQKAVPHTHSNSPLQDQRENLTNPVSDSKFSYYSHHPEDHLTAHPMKNITETGALGQQTIEHGVGMQTRIFNPIDPEVEKPSVEAIGFAHHIEGQHENDDTLKDQCNLDHGRISVLQGALGRQGDIRSPHVAVVEQIPRPGEVDTLQHHHVAVENQFHPNLVLDRHDICLGGAPILASEYSTHENPKEYSNSHHGIIPNQNATHAGICYDHLRPIVGNLESLSICPTDICANLDHCKSPIERTRKEDNFGSCSQPVSEREVLLDNNFVKPIVVLDPNHIKPTTFACSSSEVPYLMNERPLESSEVVQPPVWGSPGTLPQTENGIQHLESNEVYHIRNPHLLDMKTEHINNEVPVSVEWKEDTSLFEARIVSGDVESVSLPIRTGNVQDTVNSLFSNQDPWNLQHDAHLLPPRPTKIQPRNEALATREPLTESPFRNIGELNVETLLDGVCHPLVNSNKGSSEEQIRKDLQAVAEGVAASVLQSAQSSSSELHEKIDSVCETNTEGDVRNNDDGRTRHSEKANFGFSVSEGFGRLQVIKNSDLEELRELGSGTFGTVYHGKWRGTDVAIKRVNDRCFAGKPSEQDRMREDFWNEAIKLADLHHPNVVAFYGVVLDGLGGSVATVTEYMVNGSLRNALLKNERSLDKRKRVLIAMDAAFGMEYLHRKNIVHFDLKSDNLLVNLRDPHRPICKVGDLGLSKVKRQTLISGGVRGTLPWMAPELLNGSSNMVSEKVDVFSFGIVLWELLTGEEPYANLHYGVIIGGIVSNTLRPEVPESCDPEWRSLMERCWSSEPSERPSFTEIAHELRSMAAKAPPKVPNQLQ, from the exons ATGGCATTTGATCAGAATGCAATTCCCACCGGCTTGCGGCCTTTAAATGTAGCTAGAACTTTGGTTGAAGATCCCCATTTAACGCCGGTCGCTACTACCGTTCGAAACCCGCAAATGTTTACCCCCCAGCATCCCTGCGACATTGCCAGTGCAGACACTGTGCCCGTTCCTTGTAAGGGGAACGTCTCCGATATGGGATTTGTTGAGCTAGGATATGGAAATGTGGTTGCTGGTGTTACTGCATGGTGCCCTCGAATGCCTCCTCCCCTTGCGCATACTGCAACGATTCCTGCCGTAGGGTTTGGTTACTGCTCGAATCTGAATGTCATGGGCAATCGGGGTGGTGTCAATGCTATTGAGCTTGCTAGCAGTTGCATGACAGTTGGGATTAATCATAGTACAAATTTGAGTCATCGAGTTGGGGGAGGTGGCATGGAATTTGTGAGCAATAATATCTCAATGGGGTCTGGGGATAGTACCAATTTATGCAATAAGGTGATTGCCAATGGTGATCAGATTAGTAATGATAGTTCTTCTGGATTTAGCTCCCACTTGGAGAATTTGGTTGGTGGGAATTCGGTTGATCAAGTGAGCGAGGAGGGTGGAGATGGTTCCATTTCGAAAAAGAAAGTTAAGTTTATGTGCAGTTTTGGTGGCAAGATTTTTCCTAGACCGAGTGATGGTATGTTGAGATACATTGGAGGACAAACAAGGATTATAAGTGTTAGGAGAGATGTGACTTTCAATGAGCTTGTGCGAAAGATGGTTGATACCTGCGGGCAGGCTGTGGTTATAAAGTATCAGCTCCCCGACGAGGATCTTGACGCTTTAATATCTGTTTCATGCCCTGATGATCTTGATAACATGATGGATGAGTATGAGAAGCTGGTTGAGAGGTCTTCAGATGGATCGGCTAAATTGAGAATATTTTTGTTCTCTGCTTCAGAACTTGACTCTTCAGGTATGGTGCAATTTGGCGATTTGCATGATAGTGGGCAGAGATATGTTGAAACAGTGAACGGGATATTTGATGGTGTTGGTGGCCGTATTACAAGGAAAGAGAGCTTTGCAAGTGCTACCTCAACTCAGAATTCTGACTTAAGTGGGACTGAGGTGATGGATATCGCAAATAACGATCTAGGGGTTGTGAGTGGGCCTCCATCCACAACATTGTCCTTACCTGGAGGAGATTTAGGTACTGCAGTTGGTATTGGCCCCGGATTAGTGAAGGTCGATCCCGTCTCTGCAGTTTTTGTAGATTCCTCTGCTGTTCCATTAAGTATTCCTGTGGTTAACTCTGTTTCTCCTGAAGCCTCTTCCCAGCCTGAGGCGGAGTTAGGAAGATCTGTGCCTGTTACTCTAATGCAGCAGCAACCAGGTATTGACTTTCCTCCACCCGTGTCCCAATTGCAGCCTACTGGTGATCCTCGGCAAGCAGCATGTGTGGACTTTATACAATTGCGTCCACAACTAGGCTTTTCAAACTCCCATCATGTAGGGGCATCTGGGTCTGTGTTTATACAACAGCCAAATACTCTTGGAATTACCCCTCATCAGTTTGTCCCTGCAGTTCACATGACGATGGCTCCCTCTTCTTCTCACCTCAGTATTATGCCAAATTCCTATCAATCCTTGGTTCAATATCCACAGTCTCAGACGGAGTATTTTACTAATGCAAGCACTTTTGGTCCAAGGTTTGTCCAGCTATCTGCAGAACAAGGCTACAAACCACTCCAGGTTTCAGCTCCTCCAGTATCAGTAGGGGTTGGATTTGGTTTACATCAGGTACCGCAATCTGATCAGATAGGTACATGTGATGAATTGGTATCCCATCATCAGGCAACTTTTTCTGAGAAGATTGAGAGGTTGGATGACTGTTACTTTTGCCAGAAAGCAGTGCCACACACTCATTCCAATTCTCCGTTGCAGGATCAAAGAGAGAATTTGACGAACCCTGTATCTGATTCGAAATTTTCGTATTACAGTCATCACCCTGAAGATCATTTAACAGCCCATCCAATGAAAAATATTACAGAAACTGGAGCTTTGGGGCAACAAACTATTGAACATGGTGTTGGAATGCAAACCAGGATCTTTAATCCCATTGATCCAGAAGTTGAAAAACCTTCAGTGGAGGCTATTGGTTTTGCACATCATATTGAGGGCCAACATGAGAATGACGACACTTTAAAAGATCAATGTAATCTTGATCATGGTAGGATCTCAGTTCTCCAGGGTGCTCTTGGGAGGCAAGGTGATATTCGGTCACCCCATGTTGCTGTTGTAGAACAGATTCCTCGGCCTGGTGAAGTTGATACACTCCAGCACCATCATGTAGCTGTAGAGAATCAGTTCCATCCCAATTTAGTCCTGGATAGACACGATATTTGCCTTGGAGGTGCTCCTATCCTTGCTTCAGAGTACAGCACTCACGAAAATCCaaaagagtattctaatagtcATCATGGCATTATTCCAAACCAAAATGCTACCCACGCTGGAATTTGTTACGACCATCTCAGACCAATTGTTGGAAATTTGGAAAGTTTAAGTATATGCCCAACTGATATTTGTGCTAATTTGGATCACTGCAAATCACCCATTGAAAGAACTAGGAAGGAAGACAATTTTGGCAGCTGTTCACAACCAGTCTCAGAGAGGGAAGTTCTACTAGATAACAACTTTGTAAAGCCAATAGTGGTTCTCGACCCAAATCACATAAAACCAACTACTTTTGCTTGCTCTTCATCGGAGGTTCCCTATTTGATGAATGAACGACCTCTTGAGTCCAGTGAAGTGGTACAACCTCCTGTCTGGGGCTCTCCCGGAACATTACCACAAACAGAAAATGGGATCCAACATTTAGAATCCAATGAAGTCTATCATATCAGAAATCCCCACTTACTTGACATGAAGACTGAACATATAAATAATGAAGTCCCAGTTTCTGTCGAGTGGAAGGAGGACACTTCTCTATTCGAAGCCAGAATTGTATCTGGTGATGTTGAATCCGTATCTTTGCCTATCAGGACTGGAAATGTGCAGGACACTGTGAATTCACTCTTCAGTAATCAGGATCCTTGGAACTTGCAGCATGATGCTCATCTTTTGCCCCCTAGACCAACTAAAATTCAACCGAGGAATGAAGCCCTTGCCACCCGGGAACCCTTGACAGAGAGTCCTTTCAGGAATATTGGTGAACTAAATGTGGAAACATTACTGGATGGAGTATGTCACCCATTGGTTAACTCAAACAAGG GCTCTTCAGAGGAACAAATTAGGAAAGATCTTCAAGCTGTTGCTGAGGGTGTAGCTGCGTCTGTTCTTCAGTCAGCTCAATCCTCCAGCTCTGAATTGCATGAAAAAATTGATTCAGTTTGTGAAACGAACACCGAAGGAGATGTTCGAAATAATGAT GATGGCAGGACAAGACATTCAGAAAAAGCAAACTTTGGTTTTTCTGTGTCAGAAGGCTTTGGCCGCTTGCAG GTAATAAAGAATAGCGACCTTGAAGAACTAAGAGAATTAGGTTCTGGCACCTTTGGCACTGTTTATCATGGAAAATGGAGGGGGACTGATGTTGCTATCAAACGAGTCAATGATAGGTGTTTTGCTGGGAAGCCTTCTGAACAAGATCGCATG AGAGAGGATTTTTGGAATGAAGCAATTAAGCTTGCTGATTTGCACCACCCAAATGTGGTTGCTTTTTACGGTGTTGTGCTTGATGGCCTTGGGGGCTCTGTGGCAACAGTAACAGAATATATGGTTAATGGCTCGCTCAGAAATGCTTTGTTGAAGAATGAACG GAGTCTTGACAAGCGTAAGCGTGTCTTGATTGCTATGGATGCGGCTTTTGGAATGGAATACCTGCACAGAAAGAATATAGTGCACTTTGATTTGAAAAGTGACAATCTACTGGTCAACCTTCGAGATCCTCATCGCCCAATATGCAAG GTCGGTGACTTAGGCCTATCAAAGGTGAAACGTCAGACATTGATATCAGGTGGTGTGCGGGGCACACTTCCATGGATGGCACCCGAGCTTTTGAATGGGAGCAGCAATATGGTGTCCGAAAAG GTCGATGTGTTTTCCTTTGGTATTGTCTTGTGGGAGCTCCTTACTGGAGAAGAACCTTATGCAAATTTGCATTATGGAGTTATTATAG GTGGCATAGTAAGCAACACGTTGCGACCGGAAGTACCGGAGTCTTGTGATCCAGAATGGAGGTCACTGATGGAGAGATGCTGGTCATCAGAGCCATCAGAGAGGCCAAGCTTCACTGAAATTGCACATGAACTGCGCTCCATGGCTGCAAAAGCTCCTCCAAAAGTACCCAACCAGCTGCAGTAG
- the LOC120069261 gene encoding uncharacterized protein LOC120069261 isoform X2, which yields MAFDQNAIPTGLRPLNVARTLVEDPHLTPVATTVRNPQMFTPQHPCDIASADTVPVPCKGNVSDMGFVELGYGNVVAGVTAWCPRMPPPLAHTATIPAVGFGYCSNLNVMGNRGGVNAIELASSCMTVGINHSTNLSHRVGGGGMEFVSNNISMGSGDSTNLCNKVIANGDQISNDSSSGFSSHLENLVGGNSVDQVSEEGGDGSISKKKVKFMCSFGGKIFPRPSDGMLRYIGGQTRIISVRRDVTFNELVRKMVDTCGQAVVIKYQLPDEDLDALISVSCPDDLDNMMDEYEKLVERSSDGSAKLRIFLFSASELDSSGMVQFGDLHDSGQRYVETVNGIFDGVGGRITRKESFASATSTQNSDLSGTEVMDIANNDLGVVSGPPSTTLSLPGGDLGTAVGIGPGLVKVDPVSAVFVDSSAVPLSIPVVNSVSPEASSQPEAELGRSVPVTLMQQQPGIDFPPPVSQLQPTGDPRQAACVDFIQLRPQLGFSNSHHVGASGSVFIQQPNTLGITPHQFVPAVHMTMAPSSSHLSIMPNSYQSLVQYPQSQTEYFTNASTFGPRFVQLSAEQGYKPLQVSAPPVSVGVGFGLHQVPQSDQIGTCDELVSHHQATFSEKIERLDDCYFCQKAVPHTHSNSPLQDQRENLTNPVSDSKFSYYSHHPEDHLTAHPMKNITETGALGQQTIEHGVGMQTRIFNPIDPEVEKPSVEAIGFAHHIEGQHENDDTLKDQCNLDHGRISVLQGALGRQGDIRSPHVAVVEQIPRPGEVDTLQHHHVAVENQFHPNLVLDRHDICLGGAPILASEYSTHENPKEYSNSHHGIIPNQNATHAGICYDHLRPIVGNLESLSICPTDICANLDHCKSPIERTRKEDNFGSCSQPVSEREVLLDNNFVKPIVVLDPNHIKPTTFACSSSEVPYLMNERPLESSEVVQPPVWGSPGTLPQTENGIQHLESNEVYHIRNPHLLDMKTEHINNEVPVSVEWKEDTSLFEARIVSGDVESVSLPIRTGNVQDTVNSLFSNQDPWNLQHDAHLLPPRPTKIQPRNEALATREPLTESPFRNIGELNVETLLDGVCHPLVNSNKEEQIRKDLQAVAEGVAASVLQSAQSSSSELHEKIDSVCETNTEGDVRNNDDGRTRHSEKANFGFSVSEGFGRLQVIKNSDLEELRELGSGTFGTVYHGKWRGTDVAIKRVNDRCFAGKPSEQDRMREDFWNEAIKLADLHHPNVVAFYGVVLDGLGGSVATVTEYMVNGSLRNALLKNERSLDKRKRVLIAMDAAFGMEYLHRKNIVHFDLKSDNLLVNLRDPHRPICKVGDLGLSKVKRQTLISGGVRGTLPWMAPELLNGSSNMVSEKVDVFSFGIVLWELLTGEEPYANLHYGVIIGGIVSNTLRPEVPESCDPEWRSLMERCWSSEPSERPSFTEIAHELRSMAAKAPPKVPNQLQ from the exons ATGGCATTTGATCAGAATGCAATTCCCACCGGCTTGCGGCCTTTAAATGTAGCTAGAACTTTGGTTGAAGATCCCCATTTAACGCCGGTCGCTACTACCGTTCGAAACCCGCAAATGTTTACCCCCCAGCATCCCTGCGACATTGCCAGTGCAGACACTGTGCCCGTTCCTTGTAAGGGGAACGTCTCCGATATGGGATTTGTTGAGCTAGGATATGGAAATGTGGTTGCTGGTGTTACTGCATGGTGCCCTCGAATGCCTCCTCCCCTTGCGCATACTGCAACGATTCCTGCCGTAGGGTTTGGTTACTGCTCGAATCTGAATGTCATGGGCAATCGGGGTGGTGTCAATGCTATTGAGCTTGCTAGCAGTTGCATGACAGTTGGGATTAATCATAGTACAAATTTGAGTCATCGAGTTGGGGGAGGTGGCATGGAATTTGTGAGCAATAATATCTCAATGGGGTCTGGGGATAGTACCAATTTATGCAATAAGGTGATTGCCAATGGTGATCAGATTAGTAATGATAGTTCTTCTGGATTTAGCTCCCACTTGGAGAATTTGGTTGGTGGGAATTCGGTTGATCAAGTGAGCGAGGAGGGTGGAGATGGTTCCATTTCGAAAAAGAAAGTTAAGTTTATGTGCAGTTTTGGTGGCAAGATTTTTCCTAGACCGAGTGATGGTATGTTGAGATACATTGGAGGACAAACAAGGATTATAAGTGTTAGGAGAGATGTGACTTTCAATGAGCTTGTGCGAAAGATGGTTGATACCTGCGGGCAGGCTGTGGTTATAAAGTATCAGCTCCCCGACGAGGATCTTGACGCTTTAATATCTGTTTCATGCCCTGATGATCTTGATAACATGATGGATGAGTATGAGAAGCTGGTTGAGAGGTCTTCAGATGGATCGGCTAAATTGAGAATATTTTTGTTCTCTGCTTCAGAACTTGACTCTTCAGGTATGGTGCAATTTGGCGATTTGCATGATAGTGGGCAGAGATATGTTGAAACAGTGAACGGGATATTTGATGGTGTTGGTGGCCGTATTACAAGGAAAGAGAGCTTTGCAAGTGCTACCTCAACTCAGAATTCTGACTTAAGTGGGACTGAGGTGATGGATATCGCAAATAACGATCTAGGGGTTGTGAGTGGGCCTCCATCCACAACATTGTCCTTACCTGGAGGAGATTTAGGTACTGCAGTTGGTATTGGCCCCGGATTAGTGAAGGTCGATCCCGTCTCTGCAGTTTTTGTAGATTCCTCTGCTGTTCCATTAAGTATTCCTGTGGTTAACTCTGTTTCTCCTGAAGCCTCTTCCCAGCCTGAGGCGGAGTTAGGAAGATCTGTGCCTGTTACTCTAATGCAGCAGCAACCAGGTATTGACTTTCCTCCACCCGTGTCCCAATTGCAGCCTACTGGTGATCCTCGGCAAGCAGCATGTGTGGACTTTATACAATTGCGTCCACAACTAGGCTTTTCAAACTCCCATCATGTAGGGGCATCTGGGTCTGTGTTTATACAACAGCCAAATACTCTTGGAATTACCCCTCATCAGTTTGTCCCTGCAGTTCACATGACGATGGCTCCCTCTTCTTCTCACCTCAGTATTATGCCAAATTCCTATCAATCCTTGGTTCAATATCCACAGTCTCAGACGGAGTATTTTACTAATGCAAGCACTTTTGGTCCAAGGTTTGTCCAGCTATCTGCAGAACAAGGCTACAAACCACTCCAGGTTTCAGCTCCTCCAGTATCAGTAGGGGTTGGATTTGGTTTACATCAGGTACCGCAATCTGATCAGATAGGTACATGTGATGAATTGGTATCCCATCATCAGGCAACTTTTTCTGAGAAGATTGAGAGGTTGGATGACTGTTACTTTTGCCAGAAAGCAGTGCCACACACTCATTCCAATTCTCCGTTGCAGGATCAAAGAGAGAATTTGACGAACCCTGTATCTGATTCGAAATTTTCGTATTACAGTCATCACCCTGAAGATCATTTAACAGCCCATCCAATGAAAAATATTACAGAAACTGGAGCTTTGGGGCAACAAACTATTGAACATGGTGTTGGAATGCAAACCAGGATCTTTAATCCCATTGATCCAGAAGTTGAAAAACCTTCAGTGGAGGCTATTGGTTTTGCACATCATATTGAGGGCCAACATGAGAATGACGACACTTTAAAAGATCAATGTAATCTTGATCATGGTAGGATCTCAGTTCTCCAGGGTGCTCTTGGGAGGCAAGGTGATATTCGGTCACCCCATGTTGCTGTTGTAGAACAGATTCCTCGGCCTGGTGAAGTTGATACACTCCAGCACCATCATGTAGCTGTAGAGAATCAGTTCCATCCCAATTTAGTCCTGGATAGACACGATATTTGCCTTGGAGGTGCTCCTATCCTTGCTTCAGAGTACAGCACTCACGAAAATCCaaaagagtattctaatagtcATCATGGCATTATTCCAAACCAAAATGCTACCCACGCTGGAATTTGTTACGACCATCTCAGACCAATTGTTGGAAATTTGGAAAGTTTAAGTATATGCCCAACTGATATTTGTGCTAATTTGGATCACTGCAAATCACCCATTGAAAGAACTAGGAAGGAAGACAATTTTGGCAGCTGTTCACAACCAGTCTCAGAGAGGGAAGTTCTACTAGATAACAACTTTGTAAAGCCAATAGTGGTTCTCGACCCAAATCACATAAAACCAACTACTTTTGCTTGCTCTTCATCGGAGGTTCCCTATTTGATGAATGAACGACCTCTTGAGTCCAGTGAAGTGGTACAACCTCCTGTCTGGGGCTCTCCCGGAACATTACCACAAACAGAAAATGGGATCCAACATTTAGAATCCAATGAAGTCTATCATATCAGAAATCCCCACTTACTTGACATGAAGACTGAACATATAAATAATGAAGTCCCAGTTTCTGTCGAGTGGAAGGAGGACACTTCTCTATTCGAAGCCAGAATTGTATCTGGTGATGTTGAATCCGTATCTTTGCCTATCAGGACTGGAAATGTGCAGGACACTGTGAATTCACTCTTCAGTAATCAGGATCCTTGGAACTTGCAGCATGATGCTCATCTTTTGCCCCCTAGACCAACTAAAATTCAACCGAGGAATGAAGCCCTTGCCACCCGGGAACCCTTGACAGAGAGTCCTTTCAGGAATATTGGTGAACTAAATGTGGAAACATTACTGGATGGAGTATGTCACCCATTGGTTAACTCAAACAAGG AGGAACAAATTAGGAAAGATCTTCAAGCTGTTGCTGAGGGTGTAGCTGCGTCTGTTCTTCAGTCAGCTCAATCCTCCAGCTCTGAATTGCATGAAAAAATTGATTCAGTTTGTGAAACGAACACCGAAGGAGATGTTCGAAATAATGAT GATGGCAGGACAAGACATTCAGAAAAAGCAAACTTTGGTTTTTCTGTGTCAGAAGGCTTTGGCCGCTTGCAG GTAATAAAGAATAGCGACCTTGAAGAACTAAGAGAATTAGGTTCTGGCACCTTTGGCACTGTTTATCATGGAAAATGGAGGGGGACTGATGTTGCTATCAAACGAGTCAATGATAGGTGTTTTGCTGGGAAGCCTTCTGAACAAGATCGCATG AGAGAGGATTTTTGGAATGAAGCAATTAAGCTTGCTGATTTGCACCACCCAAATGTGGTTGCTTTTTACGGTGTTGTGCTTGATGGCCTTGGGGGCTCTGTGGCAACAGTAACAGAATATATGGTTAATGGCTCGCTCAGAAATGCTTTGTTGAAGAATGAACG GAGTCTTGACAAGCGTAAGCGTGTCTTGATTGCTATGGATGCGGCTTTTGGAATGGAATACCTGCACAGAAAGAATATAGTGCACTTTGATTTGAAAAGTGACAATCTACTGGTCAACCTTCGAGATCCTCATCGCCCAATATGCAAG GTCGGTGACTTAGGCCTATCAAAGGTGAAACGTCAGACATTGATATCAGGTGGTGTGCGGGGCACACTTCCATGGATGGCACCCGAGCTTTTGAATGGGAGCAGCAATATGGTGTCCGAAAAG GTCGATGTGTTTTCCTTTGGTATTGTCTTGTGGGAGCTCCTTACTGGAGAAGAACCTTATGCAAATTTGCATTATGGAGTTATTATAG GTGGCATAGTAAGCAACACGTTGCGACCGGAAGTACCGGAGTCTTGTGATCCAGAATGGAGGTCACTGATGGAGAGATGCTGGTCATCAGAGCCATCAGAGAGGCCAAGCTTCACTGAAATTGCACATGAACTGCGCTCCATGGCTGCAAAAGCTCCTCCAAAAGTACCCAACCAGCTGCAGTAG